In Rhinatrema bivittatum chromosome 11, aRhiBiv1.1, whole genome shotgun sequence, a single window of DNA contains:
- the LOC115073523 gene encoding zinc finger BED domain-containing protein 1-like isoform X3, with amino-acid sequence MAFHTYNMTATLGPSQRRKRERGTNTNTTLSVDRRKSKVWNYYTKLGDAYVECNVCKKQLSFHNSTTTMREHLVRKHSIQDTALSQLKEEPASEPDCLGQESLGKRARQTTPENSLYQPAVPSCSEPRTEIVLDLVLEMIFRDLHPLSVVEDKGFRLLMGYLEPSFSIPSPVQLASMLWHKYNVVKQHLEHYLHTAQAIVLSLDFWTSQLNQTYLTISANFIDCNWHLAKCILETQLVPGHKGEDLLGEKLCSVLAEFELSARSVFCVTHDQLSHMLSNSPVLKDAYGWSSLCCTAHLLHLCISDALQVEPVQEALAAARDIISYFQQDAKATCSLNTKLEAMNKTKLKLMLDISSHWITTLEMCESLLDLKWAIMSVLEEHTKGTVVIQNMADHQWKLLQDLLPVMRTIKIATSFLREEQNASTSSLMPCMHGIMTAIEHQSQETSSIIKAVVSNIRSEINQHWDLSDEEKLLESPAVVASFLDPRFKEVRFLSPAARSLLHNKVKNILSQLFNPQPLTTSQSWLPSECKVEAGEASSQVLNDRGTCEHPQNIYDILLGKDPTENMPEIHQQLENYIVEPLCKRSTNPLCWWRNNENRFPAVAKLARQYLAIPATAVAPERAFAAANTWLEHRRAVLMPEHLDQILFLNQNLDFLESMKNNRT; translated from the coding sequence ATGGCATTCCATACCTACAACATGACGGCCACCTTGGGTCCTTCCCAACGCAGGAAACGAGAGCGAGGAACTAACACTAACACTACCCTATCCGTGGATCGGCGAAAATCTAAGGTCTGGAATTATTACACTAAGCTGGGGGATGCATATGTAGAGTGTAATGTGTGCAAAAAGCAACTATCATTCCACAACAGCACGACCACCATGCGGGAGCACCTGGTGAGGAAGCACAGCATCCAGGATACGGCCCTATCGCAGCTGAAGGAGGAACCCGCCTCAGAGCCTGACTGCCTGGGCCAAGAGAGCCTTGGAAAACGGGCTCGGCAAACAACTCCAGAAAACAGCCTTTACCAGCCCGCAGTGCCTTCCTGCTCCGAGCCACGCACAGAGATAGTTCTGGATCTGGTGCTTGAGATGATTTTTCGTGACCTTCACCCTCTGTCTGTTGTGGAAGACAAAGGCTTTAGGCTTCTTATGGGCTACTTGGAACCTAGTTTTAGCATCCCTTCCCCTGTGCAATTGGCAAGCATGTTATGGCATAAATACAATGTGGTTAAGCAACATCTGGAGCACTATCTGCACACAGCCCAGGCTATCGTCCTTTCACTGGATTTTTGGACTTCTCAGCTCAACCAAACTTACCTGACCATTAGTGCCAATTTTATTGACTGCAATTGGCACTTGGCTAAGTGTATCTTGGAGACGCAACTGGTGCCTGGACATAAAGGGGAGGATTTGCTTGGAGAGAAGTTGTGTTCTGTTTTAGCAGAGTTTGAGTTGTCTGCCCGGTCAGTGTTCTGTGTGACACACGACCAACTGTCTCATATGCTGTCCAACTCCCCAGTTCTGAAAGATGCCTATGGATGGTCAAGCCTGTGCTGCACGGCACATTTGCTGCATCTGTGCATCAGTGACGCCCTGCAAGTGGAGCCAGTGCAAGAGGCCCTGGCTGCAGCCAGAGACATTATCAGCTATTTTCAGCAGGATGCAAAGGCCACATGCTCCTTGAACACAAAGCTGGAAGCCATGAACAAGACAAAGCTGAAACTGATGCTTGACATATCATCCCACTGGATAACCACGCTGGAAATGTGCGAGAGCCTGCTGGACCTGAAATGGGCCATTATGTCTGTTTTGGAAGAGCACACCAAGGGCACAGTAGTGATACAGAATATGGCCGACCACCAGTGGAAACTTCTGCAGGATTTgcttccagtgatgcggaccatcAAGATTGCCACGTCTTTCTTACGGGAGGAACAGAATGCATCCACATCTTCCCTGATGCCCTGCATGCATGGTATCATGACAGCCATTGAACACCAGAGCCAAGAGACTAGCAGCATCATCAAGGCAGTGGTGAGCAACATTAGGTCTGAGATCAACCAGCACTGGGACTTGTCGGATGAGGAAAAGTTGCTGGAGAGTCCTGCTGTTGTAGCTTCATTTCTGGATCCTCGTTTTAAAGAAGTAAGGTTTCTTAGCCCTGCTGCCCGGAGTCTGCTCCACAACAAAGTTAAAAACATACTGTCACAGTTATTTAATCCCCAACCCCTTACTACCAGCCAGTCTTGGTTGCCCTCAGAATGTAAGGTGGAAGCCGGTGAAGCAAGCAGCCAGGTTCTTAATGACAGGGGTACATGTGAACATCCCCAGAATATATATGACATCCTACTTGGCAAAGACCCAACAGAGAACATGCCAGAAATACACCAGCAACTAGAAAACTACATTGTGGAACCTCTCTGTAAGCGCAGTACTAACCCCCTCTGCTGGTGGCGCAACAACGAAAACCGCTTTCCTGCTGTTGCCAAGTTAGCACGGCAGTACCTTGCAATCCCTGCCACCGCTGTGGCACCAGAACGGGCCTTTGCAGCTGCTAACACGTGGCTTGAGCACCGGAGGGCGGTCCTCATGCCAGAACACTTGGACCAAATTCTCTTCTTGAATCAAAATCTGGACTTTTTGGAGTCCATGAAAAATAACAGGACATAA
- the LOC115073523 gene encoding zinc finger BED domain-containing protein 1-like isoform X2, protein MADLSTQRVSEFLHKGVKCGENGASQELLEGLPEEHQLSLLSQPYLQTVEEEISMAFHTYNMTATLGPSQRRKRERGTNTNTTLSVDRRKSKVWNYYTKLGDAYVECNVCKKQLSFHNSTTTMREHLVRKHSIQDTALSQLKEEPASEPDCLGQESLGKRARQTTPENSLYQPAVPSCSEPRTEIVLDLVLEMIFRDLHPLSVVEDKGFRLLMGYLEPSFSIPSPVQLASMLWHKYNVVKQHLEHYLHTAQAIVLSLDFWTSQLNQTYLTISANFIDCNWHLAKCILETQLVPGHKGEDLLGEKLCSVLAEFELSARSVFCVTHDQLSHMLSNSPVLKDAYGWSSLCCTAHLLHLCISDALQVEPVQEALAAARDIISYFQQDAKATCSLNTKLEAMNKTKLKLMLDISSHWITTLEMCESLLDLKWAIMSVLEEHTKGTVVIQNMADHQWKLLQDLLPVMRTIKIATSFLREEQNASTSSLMPCMHGIMTAIEHQSQETSSIIKAVVSNIRSEINQHWDLSDEEKLLESPAVVASFLDPRFKEVRFLSPAARSLLHNKVKNILSQLFNPQPLTTSQSWLPSECKVEAGEASSQVLNDRGTCEHPQNIYDILLGKDPTENMPEIHQQLENYIVEPLCKRSTNPLCWWRNNENRFPAVAKLARQYLAIPATAVAPERAFAAANTWLEHRRAVLMPEHLDQILFLNQNLDFLESMKNNRT, encoded by the exons ATGGCAGATCTCAGTACTCAAAGAGTGTCCGAGTTCCTGCACAAAGGAGTCAAATGTGGGGAGAATGGAGCAAGCCAGGAGCTATTGGAAGGACTTCCAGAAGAGCATCAGCTTTCCTTGCTCTCCCAGCCCTACTTGCAAACAGTAGAAG AGGAGATATCCATGGCATTCCATACCTACAACATGACGGCCACCTTGGGTCCTTCCCAACGCAGGAAACGAGAGCGAGGAACTAACACTAACACTACCCTATCCGTGGATCGGCGAAAATCTAAGGTCTGGAATTATTACACTAAGCTGGGGGATGCATATGTAGAGTGTAATGTGTGCAAAAAGCAACTATCATTCCACAACAGCACGACCACCATGCGGGAGCACCTGGTGAGGAAGCACAGCATCCAGGATACGGCCCTATCGCAGCTGAAGGAGGAACCCGCCTCAGAGCCTGACTGCCTGGGCCAAGAGAGCCTTGGAAAACGGGCTCGGCAAACAACTCCAGAAAACAGCCTTTACCAGCCCGCAGTGCCTTCCTGCTCCGAGCCACGCACAGAGATAGTTCTGGATCTGGTGCTTGAGATGATTTTTCGTGACCTTCACCCTCTGTCTGTTGTGGAAGACAAAGGCTTTAGGCTTCTTATGGGCTACTTGGAACCTAGTTTTAGCATCCCTTCCCCTGTGCAATTGGCAAGCATGTTATGGCATAAATACAATGTGGTTAAGCAACATCTGGAGCACTATCTGCACACAGCCCAGGCTATCGTCCTTTCACTGGATTTTTGGACTTCTCAGCTCAACCAAACTTACCTGACCATTAGTGCCAATTTTATTGACTGCAATTGGCACTTGGCTAAGTGTATCTTGGAGACGCAACTGGTGCCTGGACATAAAGGGGAGGATTTGCTTGGAGAGAAGTTGTGTTCTGTTTTAGCAGAGTTTGAGTTGTCTGCCCGGTCAGTGTTCTGTGTGACACACGACCAACTGTCTCATATGCTGTCCAACTCCCCAGTTCTGAAAGATGCCTATGGATGGTCAAGCCTGTGCTGCACGGCACATTTGCTGCATCTGTGCATCAGTGACGCCCTGCAAGTGGAGCCAGTGCAAGAGGCCCTGGCTGCAGCCAGAGACATTATCAGCTATTTTCAGCAGGATGCAAAGGCCACATGCTCCTTGAACACAAAGCTGGAAGCCATGAACAAGACAAAGCTGAAACTGATGCTTGACATATCATCCCACTGGATAACCACGCTGGAAATGTGCGAGAGCCTGCTGGACCTGAAATGGGCCATTATGTCTGTTTTGGAAGAGCACACCAAGGGCACAGTAGTGATACAGAATATGGCCGACCACCAGTGGAAACTTCTGCAGGATTTgcttccagtgatgcggaccatcAAGATTGCCACGTCTTTCTTACGGGAGGAACAGAATGCATCCACATCTTCCCTGATGCCCTGCATGCATGGTATCATGACAGCCATTGAACACCAGAGCCAAGAGACTAGCAGCATCATCAAGGCAGTGGTGAGCAACATTAGGTCTGAGATCAACCAGCACTGGGACTTGTCGGATGAGGAAAAGTTGCTGGAGAGTCCTGCTGTTGTAGCTTCATTTCTGGATCCTCGTTTTAAAGAAGTAAGGTTTCTTAGCCCTGCTGCCCGGAGTCTGCTCCACAACAAAGTTAAAAACATACTGTCACAGTTATTTAATCCCCAACCCCTTACTACCAGCCAGTCTTGGTTGCCCTCAGAATGTAAGGTGGAAGCCGGTGAAGCAAGCAGCCAGGTTCTTAATGACAGGGGTACATGTGAACATCCCCAGAATATATATGACATCCTACTTGGCAAAGACCCAACAGAGAACATGCCAGAAATACACCAGCAACTAGAAAACTACATTGTGGAACCTCTCTGTAAGCGCAGTACTAACCCCCTCTGCTGGTGGCGCAACAACGAAAACCGCTTTCCTGCTGTTGCCAAGTTAGCACGGCAGTACCTTGCAATCCCTGCCACCGCTGTGGCACCAGAACGGGCCTTTGCAGCTGCTAACACGTGGCTTGAGCACCGGAGGGCGGTCCTCATGCCAGAACACTTGGACCAAATTCTCTTCTTGAATCAAAATCTGGACTTTTTGGAGTCCATGAAAAATAACAGGACATAA
- the LOC115073523 gene encoding zinc finger BED domain-containing protein 1-like isoform X1, translated as MVFSCMTPSLSATGGSQQTSRCSLTTADGPPLMLEPLQKITLSHCIMPICLPFPTSGPTLPGSLLTTNVKMADLSTQRVSEFLHKGVKCGENGASQELLEGLPEEHQLSLLSQPYLQTVEEEISMAFHTYNMTATLGPSQRRKRERGTNTNTTLSVDRRKSKVWNYYTKLGDAYVECNVCKKQLSFHNSTTTMREHLVRKHSIQDTALSQLKEEPASEPDCLGQESLGKRARQTTPENSLYQPAVPSCSEPRTEIVLDLVLEMIFRDLHPLSVVEDKGFRLLMGYLEPSFSIPSPVQLASMLWHKYNVVKQHLEHYLHTAQAIVLSLDFWTSQLNQTYLTISANFIDCNWHLAKCILETQLVPGHKGEDLLGEKLCSVLAEFELSARSVFCVTHDQLSHMLSNSPVLKDAYGWSSLCCTAHLLHLCISDALQVEPVQEALAAARDIISYFQQDAKATCSLNTKLEAMNKTKLKLMLDISSHWITTLEMCESLLDLKWAIMSVLEEHTKGTVVIQNMADHQWKLLQDLLPVMRTIKIATSFLREEQNASTSSLMPCMHGIMTAIEHQSQETSSIIKAVVSNIRSEINQHWDLSDEEKLLESPAVVASFLDPRFKEVRFLSPAARSLLHNKVKNILSQLFNPQPLTTSQSWLPSECKVEAGEASSQVLNDRGTCEHPQNIYDILLGKDPTENMPEIHQQLENYIVEPLCKRSTNPLCWWRNNENRFPAVAKLARQYLAIPATAVAPERAFAAANTWLEHRRAVLMPEHLDQILFLNQNLDFLESMKNNRT; from the exons ATGGTCTTCTCTTGCATGACTCCGTCTCTCTCTGCCACAGGAGGCAGCCAGCAGACATCCCGCTGCAGCCTCACCACAGCCGATGGCCCCCCTCTTATGCTGGAGCCACTGCAAAAAATAACCCTATCCCACTGCATCATGCCGATCTGCCTACCTTTTCCCACATCAGGGCCAACCCTGCCTGGATCTctcctgaccaccaat GTGAAAATGGCAGATCTCAGTACTCAAAGAGTGTCCGAGTTCCTGCACAAAGGAGTCAAATGTGGGGAGAATGGAGCAAGCCAGGAGCTATTGGAAGGACTTCCAGAAGAGCATCAGCTTTCCTTGCTCTCCCAGCCCTACTTGCAAACAGTAGAAG AGGAGATATCCATGGCATTCCATACCTACAACATGACGGCCACCTTGGGTCCTTCCCAACGCAGGAAACGAGAGCGAGGAACTAACACTAACACTACCCTATCCGTGGATCGGCGAAAATCTAAGGTCTGGAATTATTACACTAAGCTGGGGGATGCATATGTAGAGTGTAATGTGTGCAAAAAGCAACTATCATTCCACAACAGCACGACCACCATGCGGGAGCACCTGGTGAGGAAGCACAGCATCCAGGATACGGCCCTATCGCAGCTGAAGGAGGAACCCGCCTCAGAGCCTGACTGCCTGGGCCAAGAGAGCCTTGGAAAACGGGCTCGGCAAACAACTCCAGAAAACAGCCTTTACCAGCCCGCAGTGCCTTCCTGCTCCGAGCCACGCACAGAGATAGTTCTGGATCTGGTGCTTGAGATGATTTTTCGTGACCTTCACCCTCTGTCTGTTGTGGAAGACAAAGGCTTTAGGCTTCTTATGGGCTACTTGGAACCTAGTTTTAGCATCCCTTCCCCTGTGCAATTGGCAAGCATGTTATGGCATAAATACAATGTGGTTAAGCAACATCTGGAGCACTATCTGCACACAGCCCAGGCTATCGTCCTTTCACTGGATTTTTGGACTTCTCAGCTCAACCAAACTTACCTGACCATTAGTGCCAATTTTATTGACTGCAATTGGCACTTGGCTAAGTGTATCTTGGAGACGCAACTGGTGCCTGGACATAAAGGGGAGGATTTGCTTGGAGAGAAGTTGTGTTCTGTTTTAGCAGAGTTTGAGTTGTCTGCCCGGTCAGTGTTCTGTGTGACACACGACCAACTGTCTCATATGCTGTCCAACTCCCCAGTTCTGAAAGATGCCTATGGATGGTCAAGCCTGTGCTGCACGGCACATTTGCTGCATCTGTGCATCAGTGACGCCCTGCAAGTGGAGCCAGTGCAAGAGGCCCTGGCTGCAGCCAGAGACATTATCAGCTATTTTCAGCAGGATGCAAAGGCCACATGCTCCTTGAACACAAAGCTGGAAGCCATGAACAAGACAAAGCTGAAACTGATGCTTGACATATCATCCCACTGGATAACCACGCTGGAAATGTGCGAGAGCCTGCTGGACCTGAAATGGGCCATTATGTCTGTTTTGGAAGAGCACACCAAGGGCACAGTAGTGATACAGAATATGGCCGACCACCAGTGGAAACTTCTGCAGGATTTgcttccagtgatgcggaccatcAAGATTGCCACGTCTTTCTTACGGGAGGAACAGAATGCATCCACATCTTCCCTGATGCCCTGCATGCATGGTATCATGACAGCCATTGAACACCAGAGCCAAGAGACTAGCAGCATCATCAAGGCAGTGGTGAGCAACATTAGGTCTGAGATCAACCAGCACTGGGACTTGTCGGATGAGGAAAAGTTGCTGGAGAGTCCTGCTGTTGTAGCTTCATTTCTGGATCCTCGTTTTAAAGAAGTAAGGTTTCTTAGCCCTGCTGCCCGGAGTCTGCTCCACAACAAAGTTAAAAACATACTGTCACAGTTATTTAATCCCCAACCCCTTACTACCAGCCAGTCTTGGTTGCCCTCAGAATGTAAGGTGGAAGCCGGTGAAGCAAGCAGCCAGGTTCTTAATGACAGGGGTACATGTGAACATCCCCAGAATATATATGACATCCTACTTGGCAAAGACCCAACAGAGAACATGCCAGAAATACACCAGCAACTAGAAAACTACATTGTGGAACCTCTCTGTAAGCGCAGTACTAACCCCCTCTGCTGGTGGCGCAACAACGAAAACCGCTTTCCTGCTGTTGCCAAGTTAGCACGGCAGTACCTTGCAATCCCTGCCACCGCTGTGGCACCAGAACGGGCCTTTGCAGCTGCTAACACGTGGCTTGAGCACCGGAGGGCGGTCCTCATGCCAGAACACTTGGACCAAATTCTCTTCTTGAATCAAAATCTGGACTTTTTGGAGTCCATGAAAAATAACAGGACATAA